The following are from one region of the Streptomyces fradiae genome:
- a CDS encoding cation diffusion facilitator family transporter — translation MSENGESTTTVMVAAVANLGIAAAKAVAGVISGSSAMLSEAAHSVADTVTEGMLLTALRRGSRPADEDHPLGHAGERYVWALLAAVATFVGGAVFSFYDGIHTLVQGEELGDPLVSYIVLGIAAVLEGFSLRTAIRQVSAEAQRAAAPFSRYLRLTPDTTVKAVVMEDSAALAGLMLAAGGLLGGQITGSGVWDGVASILIGCLLVYVAWVLGRSNAELLVGRALPPRMRDAVRDELLAVDHVVSVLDLTTLIQGPEEVLVAAKVDFRDVASAEQVELACEDAERRLRARFPSVRRVYLDPTPGRG, via the coding sequence ATGTCGGAAAACGGTGAAAGCACCACCACGGTGATGGTCGCGGCGGTGGCGAACCTCGGGATCGCCGCCGCCAAGGCCGTCGCGGGCGTGATCAGCGGATCGAGCGCGATGCTCTCCGAGGCGGCCCACTCGGTGGCCGACACCGTGACCGAGGGCATGCTGCTCACCGCGCTCCGGCGGGGCAGCCGCCCGGCCGACGAGGACCATCCGCTCGGGCACGCGGGCGAGCGCTATGTGTGGGCGCTGCTCGCGGCGGTGGCGACCTTCGTGGGCGGCGCCGTCTTCTCCTTCTACGACGGCATCCACACGCTCGTGCAGGGCGAGGAGCTCGGCGATCCGCTCGTCTCGTACATCGTGCTCGGCATCGCCGCCGTCCTGGAGGGCTTCTCGCTGCGAACCGCGATCCGGCAGGTCAGCGCGGAGGCCCAGCGCGCCGCGGCGCCGTTCTCCCGCTATCTGCGGCTCACCCCCGACACGACCGTCAAGGCCGTCGTCATGGAGGACTCCGCCGCCCTGGCCGGTCTGATGCTCGCGGCCGGCGGGCTGCTCGGCGGGCAGATCACCGGCTCCGGCGTGTGGGACGGCGTCGCCTCGATCCTCATCGGCTGCCTGCTCGTGTACGTGGCCTGGGTCCTGGGCCGCTCCAACGCCGAGCTCCTGGTGGGCCGGGCCCTGCCGCCGCGGATGCGGGACGCGGTACGGGACGAGCTCCTCGCGGTGGACCACGTGGTCTCCGTCCTGGACCTCACGACCCTGATCCAGGGCCCGGAGGAGGTCCTGGTCGCCGCGAAGGTCGACTTCCGCGACGTGGCCTCGGCCGAGCAGGTCGAGCTGGCCTGCGAGGACGCCGAACGGCGGCTCCGGGCCCGCTTCCCGTCCGTCCGGCGCGTCTATCTGGACCCGACGCCGGGCCGCGGTTGA
- the speB gene encoding agmatinase: MSSSDQNTPRGPIDSSRIPRYAGPATFARLPRLDEVGTADVAVVGIPFDSGVSYRPGARFGGNAIREASRLLRPYNPAQDASPFALAQVADAGDIAANPFNINEAVETIEAAADDLLATGARMMTLGGDHTVALPLLRSVAKKHGPVALLHFDAHLDTWDTYFGAEYTHGTPFRRAVEEGILDTSALSHVGTRGPLYGKQDLTDDEKMGFGIVTSADIYRRGADEVADQLRQRIGDRPLYISIDIDCLDPAHAPGTGTPEAGGMTSRELLEILRGLSSCNLVSADVVEVAPAYDHAEITAVAASHTAYELTTIMSRQIAASR; encoded by the coding sequence ATGAGCAGCAGCGACCAGAACACCCCGCGCGGCCCGATCGACTCGTCCCGCATCCCGCGGTACGCCGGTCCCGCGACGTTCGCCCGGCTGCCGCGGCTCGACGAGGTCGGCACCGCCGACGTCGCCGTGGTCGGCATCCCCTTCGACAGCGGCGTCTCCTACCGCCCCGGCGCCCGCTTCGGCGGCAACGCGATCCGCGAGGCCTCCCGCCTGCTCCGCCCGTACAACCCGGCGCAGGACGCCTCCCCGTTCGCCCTCGCGCAGGTCGCCGACGCCGGTGACATCGCGGCCAACCCGTTCAACATCAACGAGGCCGTCGAGACCATCGAGGCCGCCGCCGACGACCTGCTCGCCACCGGCGCCCGCATGATGACCCTGGGCGGCGACCACACCGTGGCGCTGCCGCTGCTGCGCTCGGTGGCCAAGAAGCACGGCCCGGTCGCCCTGCTCCACTTCGACGCGCACCTCGACACCTGGGACACGTACTTCGGCGCCGAGTACACCCACGGCACCCCGTTCCGCCGCGCCGTCGAGGAGGGCATCCTCGACACCTCCGCCCTCTCGCACGTCGGCACCCGCGGCCCGCTCTACGGCAAGCAGGACCTCACCGACGACGAGAAGATGGGCTTCGGCATCGTCACCTCCGCGGACATCTACCGCCGCGGCGCCGACGAGGTCGCCGACCAGCTGCGCCAGCGCATCGGCGACCGCCCGCTCTACATCTCCATCGACATCGACTGCCTCGACCCGGCCCACGCCCCCGGCACCGGCACCCCCGAGGCGGGCGGCATGACCTCCCGCGAGCTCCTGGAGATCCTGCGCGGCCTGTCCTCCTGCAACCTGGTCTCGGCCGACGTGGTGGAGGTCGCCCCGGCCTACGACCACGCCGAGATCACCGCGGTAGCGGCCTCGCACACGGCGTACGAGCTGACGACGATCATGTCGCGGCAGATCGCGGCGAGCCGGTAA
- a CDS encoding carboxyl transferase domain-containing protein has protein sequence MQQAPVLTSAADPASPAWQANEAAHHELAATLRGKLAEAALGGGEKARARHTARGKLLPRDRVDTLLDPGSPFLELAPLAANGMYGDQAPAAGVIAGIGRVSGRECVIVANDATVKGGTYYPMTVKKHLRAQEVALENRLPCLYLVDSGGAFLPMQDEVFPDREHFGRIFFNQARMSGAGIPQIAAVMGSCTAGGAYVPAMSDEAVIVRNQGTIFLGGPPLVKAATGEVVTAEELGGGEVHSRISGVTDHLAEDDAHALRIVRNIVATLPERGPLPWSVEPAEEPKVDPMGLYGAVPVDSRTPYDVREVIARIVDGSRFQEFKSEYGQTLVTGFARIHGHPVGIVANNGILFAESAQKGAHFIELCDQRGIPLLFLQNITGFMVGKAYEHGGIAKHGAKMVTAVATTRVPKLTVVVGGSYGAGNYSMCGRAYSPRFLWMWPNAKISVMGGEQAASVLATVKRDQLGDAWSAEEETAFKEPIRAQYETQGNAYYATARLWDDGVIDPLETRQVLGLALTACANAPLGDPQFGVFRM, from the coding sequence ATGCAGCAGGCACCTGTGCTGACGAGTGCGGCGGATCCCGCCTCGCCGGCCTGGCAGGCCAACGAGGCGGCCCATCACGAGCTCGCCGCGACCCTGCGCGGCAAGCTCGCCGAGGCGGCGCTCGGCGGCGGCGAGAAGGCCCGCGCCCGGCACACCGCGCGCGGCAAGCTGCTGCCGCGCGACCGGGTGGACACCCTCCTGGACCCGGGCTCGCCCTTCCTGGAGCTGGCCCCGCTCGCGGCGAACGGGATGTACGGCGACCAGGCCCCCGCCGCCGGCGTCATCGCCGGCATCGGCCGGGTCTCGGGCCGCGAGTGCGTGATCGTCGCCAACGACGCGACCGTCAAGGGCGGCACGTACTACCCGATGACGGTGAAGAAGCACCTCCGCGCCCAGGAGGTGGCCCTGGAGAACCGTCTCCCCTGCCTCTACCTGGTCGACTCCGGCGGCGCCTTCCTGCCGATGCAGGACGAGGTCTTCCCGGACCGCGAGCACTTCGGCCGGATCTTCTTCAACCAGGCCCGGATGTCCGGCGCCGGCATCCCGCAGATCGCGGCGGTCATGGGCTCCTGCACGGCCGGCGGCGCGTACGTCCCGGCGATGAGCGACGAGGCCGTGATCGTGCGCAACCAGGGCACGATCTTCCTCGGCGGCCCGCCTCTGGTGAAGGCCGCGACCGGCGAGGTCGTCACGGCCGAGGAGCTCGGCGGCGGCGAGGTCCACTCGCGGATCTCCGGCGTCACCGACCACCTCGCCGAGGACGACGCCCACGCCCTCCGGATCGTCCGCAACATCGTCGCCACCCTCCCCGAGCGCGGCCCGCTCCCCTGGTCGGTCGAGCCGGCCGAGGAGCCGAAGGTCGACCCGATGGGTCTTTACGGGGCGGTGCCGGTGGACTCCCGCACCCCGTACGACGTGCGCGAGGTGATCGCGCGGATCGTGGACGGCTCCCGCTTCCAGGAGTTCAAGTCCGAGTACGGGCAGACCCTGGTCACCGGCTTCGCCCGGATCCACGGGCACCCGGTCGGCATCGTCGCCAACAACGGCATCCTGTTCGCCGAGTCCGCCCAGAAGGGCGCGCACTTCATCGAGCTGTGCGACCAGCGCGGCATCCCGCTGCTGTTCCTGCAGAACATCACCGGCTTCATGGTCGGCAAGGCCTACGAGCACGGCGGCATCGCCAAGCACGGCGCCAAGATGGTGACGGCCGTGGCCACCACGCGCGTGCCGAAGCTGACGGTCGTCGTCGGCGGTTCGTACGGCGCGGGCAACTACTCGATGTGCGGCCGGGCCTACTCCCCCCGCTTCCTGTGGATGTGGCCCAACGCCAAGATCTCGGTCATGGGCGGCGAGCAGGCCGCGTCCGTGCTCGCCACGGTCAAGCGCGACCAGCTCGGCGACGCGTGGAGCGCCGAGGAGGAGACGGCCTTCAAGGAGCCGATCCGCGCCCAGTACGAGACCCAGGGCAACGCCTACTACGCGACCGCCCGCCTCTGGGACGACGGCGTCATCGACCCGCTGGAGACCCGGCAGGTGCTCGGTCTCGCCCTGACCGCCTGTGCCAACGCGCCCCTGGGTGACCCCCAGTTCGGCGTCTTCCGGATGTAA
- a CDS encoding acyl-CoA dehydrogenase family protein, producing MRRTVFNEDHEAFRETIRAFIEAEVVPVYDEWFAAGQAPRDFYHKLGELGIFGINVPEEFGGAGLDTHKFEAVLYEETARAGVQFGGSGVHVLLALPYIKMLASDEQKKRYLPKFVSGEEMWALAMTEPGTGSDVAGMKTTAKLSEDGTHYVLNGAKTFITGGVHADRVIVCARTSAPSAEDRRFGISLFAVDTKSEGYSIGRKLDKLGLRTSDTAELAFVDVKVPVEDLLGEEGKGFYYLGHNLASERWGIAFGAYAQAKAAVRFAQQYVTDRTVFGKPVAHFQNTKFELAACQAEVDAAEAVADRALEALDAGELTPAEAASAKLFCTEVAHRVIDRCLQLHGGYGYMNEYPIARLYADNRVNRIYGGTSEIMKSIIAKSMGL from the coding sequence GTGCGCCGTACCGTATTCAACGAGGACCACGAGGCGTTCCGGGAGACCATCCGGGCCTTCATCGAGGCCGAGGTCGTCCCCGTCTACGACGAGTGGTTCGCCGCCGGCCAGGCGCCGCGCGACTTCTACCACAAGCTCGGCGAGCTGGGCATCTTCGGCATCAACGTGCCGGAGGAGTTCGGCGGCGCCGGTCTGGACACCCACAAGTTCGAGGCCGTCCTCTACGAGGAGACCGCCCGCGCCGGCGTGCAGTTCGGCGGCTCCGGCGTGCACGTCCTGCTGGCGCTCCCGTACATCAAGATGCTCGCCTCCGACGAGCAGAAGAAGCGCTACCTGCCGAAGTTCGTCTCCGGCGAGGAGATGTGGGCCCTCGCGATGACCGAGCCGGGCACCGGCTCCGACGTCGCGGGCATGAAGACCACCGCCAAGCTCTCCGAGGACGGCACGCACTACGTCCTCAACGGCGCCAAGACCTTCATCACCGGCGGCGTCCACGCCGACCGCGTGATCGTCTGCGCCCGCACCTCCGCCCCGTCGGCCGAGGACCGCCGCTTCGGCATCTCCCTCTTCGCCGTGGACACCAAGTCCGAGGGCTACTCCATCGGCCGCAAGCTGGACAAGCTCGGCCTGCGCACCTCCGACACCGCCGAGCTCGCGTTCGTCGACGTCAAGGTGCCGGTCGAGGACCTGCTCGGCGAGGAGGGCAAGGGCTTCTACTACCTCGGCCACAACCTCGCCTCCGAGCGCTGGGGCATCGCCTTCGGCGCGTACGCGCAGGCCAAGGCCGCCGTGCGGTTCGCCCAGCAGTACGTCACCGACCGCACGGTCTTCGGCAAGCCGGTCGCGCACTTCCAGAACACCAAGTTCGAGCTGGCCGCCTGCCAGGCCGAGGTGGACGCGGCCGAGGCCGTCGCCGACCGCGCCCTGGAGGCCCTGGACGCGGGCGAGCTGACCCCGGCCGAGGCCGCCTCCGCCAAGCTCTTCTGCACCGAGGTCGCGCACCGCGTGATCGACCGCTGCCTCCAGCTGCACGGCGGCTACGGCTACATGAACGAGTACCCGATCGCCCGCCTGTACGCGGACAACCGCGTCAACCGCATCTACGGCGGCACCAGCGAGATCATGAAGTCGATCATCGCCAAGTCGATGGGCCTGTAA
- a CDS encoding phosphatase — protein sequence MGAMPILSRADLVEHLVRTRIAGDVATPRDNNLSHYRKLANGDRHYWFGLEFGDRWTDEQDVLAVMAERCGVVDDPAHRTGQDTIDPELTVAALDRMAARLAKAAAAKERVLFATGHPGSLIDAHSRIAAALRARGCDIVRIPGGLTADEGYVVQFADVAVFERGASLWHTHSPEPMNAILDGLDALGEPAPDLVVADHGWAGRAAQRGLESMGYADCNDPALFLAEAEGTMQVTIPLDDHVVDPRYYEPMTAYVLDAAGLTNA from the coding sequence ATGGGGGCCATGCCGATACTCAGCCGCGCCGACCTCGTCGAGCACCTCGTCCGGACCCGTATCGCCGGGGACGTGGCCACCCCGCGCGACAACAACCTCAGCCACTACCGGAAGCTCGCCAACGGCGACCGCCACTACTGGTTCGGCCTCGAGTTCGGCGACCGGTGGACGGACGAGCAGGACGTGCTCGCCGTGATGGCCGAGCGGTGCGGCGTCGTCGACGACCCGGCGCACCGGACCGGGCAGGACACCATCGACCCGGAGCTGACCGTGGCGGCGCTCGACCGGATGGCCGCGCGGCTCGCCAAGGCCGCCGCCGCGAAGGAGCGCGTGCTGTTCGCGACCGGGCACCCCGGCTCGCTGATCGACGCGCACAGCCGGATCGCCGCCGCGCTGCGGGCGCGCGGCTGCGACATCGTGCGGATCCCCGGCGGGCTGACCGCCGACGAGGGGTACGTGGTGCAGTTCGCCGACGTCGCCGTCTTCGAGCGGGGCGCCAGCCTGTGGCACACCCACTCCCCGGAGCCCATGAACGCGATCCTGGACGGCCTGGACGCGCTCGGCGAGCCCGCGCCGGACCTGGTCGTCGCCGACCACGGCTGGGCGGGCCGCGCCGCCCAGCGCGGCCTGGAGTCCATGGGCTACGCCGACTGCAACGACCCGGCGCTCTTCCTCGCCGAGGCCGAGGGCACCATGCAGGTCACGATCCCGCTCGACGACCACGTCGTGGACCCGCGCTACTACGAGCCGATGACGGCGTACGTGCTGGACGCGGCGGGTCTGACGAACGCCTGA
- a CDS encoding acyl-CoA thioesterase gives MPEATPTALDALLDLLDLERIERDIFRGESRSALVPRVFGGQVAAQALVAAGRTVPADRLAHSLHAYFLRPGDPGAPIVYNVDRIRDGRSFTTRRVVAVQHGQPIFHLSASFQTYEEGLDHQADMPPAPDPESLPTPAEMLPRHLPREVADRLIEARAAVDLRYAETPPWGTVGQPREPRSQVWFRTNGKLADDPLLHVVLATYVSDMTLLDSILLAHGRGGWAVGDVVGASLDHAMWFHRPFRADEWLLYDQESPTASGGRGLGQARIYTQDGRLAISVIQEGVVRVPR, from the coding sequence GTGCCGGAGGCAACACCCACGGCACTGGATGCCCTGCTCGATCTGCTCGACCTGGAGCGGATCGAGCGGGACATCTTCCGCGGCGAGTCCCGGTCCGCGCTCGTCCCCCGCGTCTTCGGCGGCCAGGTGGCCGCCCAGGCGCTGGTGGCGGCGGGCCGGACGGTCCCGGCCGACCGGCTCGCCCACTCGCTCCACGCGTACTTCCTGCGCCCCGGCGACCCGGGCGCGCCGATCGTCTACAACGTGGACCGCATCCGCGACGGACGTTCCTTCACCACCCGCCGGGTCGTCGCCGTCCAGCACGGCCAGCCGATCTTCCACCTCTCGGCGTCCTTCCAGACGTACGAGGAGGGGCTCGACCACCAGGCGGATATGCCGCCCGCCCCGGACCCGGAGTCGCTGCCCACGCCGGCCGAGATGCTGCCCCGCCACCTCCCCCGCGAGGTCGCGGACCGGCTGATCGAGGCGCGGGCGGCGGTGGACCTGCGCTATGCCGAGACGCCCCCGTGGGGGACGGTCGGGCAGCCGCGCGAGCCGCGCTCCCAGGTCTGGTTCCGCACCAACGGCAAACTGGCCGACGACCCGCTGCTGCACGTCGTGCTCGCGACGTACGTCTCCGACATGACGCTGCTCGACTCCATCCTGCTCGCGCACGGGCGCGGCGGCTGGGCGGTCGGCGACGTCGTGGGGGCCTCGCTCGACCACGCGATGTGGTTCCACCGCCCCTTCCGGGCGGACGAGTGGCTGCTGTACGACCAGGAGTCGCCGACCGCGTCCGGCGGGCGCGGTCTGGGCCAGGCCCGGATCTACACGCAGGACGGGCGGCTCGCGATCTCCGTCATCCAGGAGGGTGTCGTTCGCGTCCCGCGCTGA
- a CDS encoding TetR/AcrR family transcriptional regulator, producing MTTTPTPTPSSSGRTDAPTRREQILKEAARLFAERGFHGVGVDEIGAAVGISGPGLYRHFPGKDAMLAELLVGISERLLDGGRLRVAESDGDPRAVLRSLIDGHIDFALDDRPLITLHDRELDRLKDEDRKRVRQLQRQYVELWVAVVRDLYPGAGEYEVRAAVHAVFGLLNSTPHLGAPLGREPMERLLRELAHGAFGALGAE from the coding sequence ATGACCACCACCCCGACGCCGACCCCGTCCTCTTCCGGCCGGACCGACGCCCCGACGCGACGCGAGCAGATCCTCAAGGAGGCCGCCCGCCTCTTCGCCGAGCGCGGCTTCCACGGGGTGGGCGTGGACGAGATAGGAGCCGCGGTCGGCATCAGCGGCCCCGGGCTCTACCGGCACTTCCCCGGCAAGGACGCGATGCTCGCCGAGCTGCTCGTCGGCATCAGCGAGCGGCTGCTCGACGGCGGCCGGCTGCGGGTCGCCGAGTCCGACGGCGACCCGCGCGCGGTGCTGCGCTCGCTCATCGACGGGCACATCGACTTCGCCCTCGACGACCGCCCGCTGATCACCCTCCACGACCGCGAGCTCGACCGCCTCAAGGACGAGGACCGCAAGCGGGTCCGCCAGCTCCAGCGCCAGTACGTGGAGCTGTGGGTCGCCGTCGTCCGCGACCTGTACCCCGGCGCCGGCGAATACGAGGTCCGCGCCGCCGTCCACGCCGTCTTCGGCCTCCTCAACTCCACCCCGCACCTGGGCGCCCCCCTGGGCCGCGAGCCGATGGAACGGCTGCTGCGGGAACTGGCGCACGGGGCGTTCGGGGCGCTGGGGGCGGAGTAG
- a CDS encoding thiamine pyrophosphate-binding protein, producing MTHDHDLVLRPTPAQTAAALHPPAGRTGGDLVVESLSGLGATTVFGLPGQHALGMFDALRRSDLRYVGLRVENNAGFAADAYGRITGEAAPLLLSTGPGALMSLAALQEAAAASAPVLAIGSQIPGAGLGGGRHGYLHELRDQQASFRDVVKSVHTVRTQSQIPSAIAAAWQSALTAPHGPVWVEIPQDVLLAETTLPVVTAMDATPDEIPPRPELTAVAAHLLAHAERPVIIAGGGVVRSDASGKLRALAERIAAPVVTTFGGKGAFPWQHPLSLQSWLEDRHTTDFLEDADVLLVVGSGLGELSSNYHTFAPRGRVIQIEADAGKLESNHPALGIHADARLALQALLETVAVREDPAAPERVAALLAKVRDRLAAQDLDLEQRVVAAVREALPSRAPSFWDMTILAYWAWSAFDARHPNTMHSAQGAGGLGYAFPAALGAAVADPTRPVLAVSGDGGAMYSIAELATAKQYELDVTWLIVDDGGYGILREYMTDAFGAATATELTRPDFVALAESFAVPATLTTPDSLASDLAAALKTPGPSVVVLPALLRMFEPTHL from the coding sequence ATGACCCACGACCACGACCTGGTCCTGCGCCCGACGCCCGCGCAGACCGCGGCGGCCCTCCACCCGCCCGCCGGGCGGACCGGCGGGGACCTGGTCGTCGAGAGCCTCAGCGGACTCGGCGCCACGACGGTCTTCGGGCTCCCGGGGCAGCACGCGCTCGGCATGTTCGACGCGCTGCGCCGCTCCGACCTGCGGTACGTCGGACTGCGGGTCGAGAACAACGCGGGCTTCGCGGCCGACGCGTACGGGCGGATCACCGGCGAGGCGGCCCCGCTGCTGCTGTCCACCGGCCCCGGGGCGCTGATGTCGCTCGCCGCGCTGCAGGAGGCGGCGGCCGCGTCCGCGCCCGTGCTCGCGATCGGGAGCCAGATCCCGGGCGCCGGGCTCGGCGGCGGCCGGCACGGCTACCTCCACGAGCTGCGCGACCAGCAGGCGTCCTTCCGGGACGTCGTGAAGTCCGTGCACACCGTGCGGACGCAGTCGCAGATCCCGTCCGCGATCGCCGCCGCCTGGCAGTCCGCGCTCACCGCCCCGCACGGGCCGGTGTGGGTGGAGATCCCGCAGGACGTGCTGCTCGCGGAGACGACGCTGCCGGTGGTCACGGCCATGGACGCGACGCCCGACGAGATCCCGCCGCGGCCCGAGCTGACGGCCGTCGCCGCGCACCTGCTGGCGCACGCCGAGCGCCCCGTGATCATCGCGGGCGGCGGGGTGGTCCGCTCGGACGCCTCCGGCAAGCTGCGGGCGCTCGCCGAGCGGATCGCGGCGCCGGTCGTGACGACCTTCGGCGGCAAGGGCGCCTTCCCGTGGCAGCACCCGCTCTCCCTGCAGTCCTGGCTGGAGGACCGGCACACCACGGACTTCCTGGAGGACGCGGACGTGCTCCTCGTGGTCGGCTCCGGCCTCGGCGAGCTGTCCTCGAACTACCACACCTTCGCCCCGCGCGGCCGGGTGATCCAGATCGAGGCCGACGCGGGCAAGCTGGAGTCCAACCACCCGGCGCTCGGCATCCACGCGGACGCCCGCCTCGCGCTGCAGGCGCTCCTGGAGACGGTGGCGGTACGGGAGGACCCGGCCGCCCCGGAGCGGGTCGCCGCCCTGCTCGCGAAGGTCCGGGACCGCCTCGCCGCCCAGGACCTGGACCTGGAGCAGCGGGTCGTGGCGGCGGTCCGCGAGGCGCTCCCGTCCCGGGCCCCGAGCTTCTGGGACATGACGATCCTGGCCTACTGGGCCTGGTCCGCCTTCGACGCGCGCCACCCGAACACGATGCACTCGGCCCAGGGCGCCGGCGGCCTCGGCTACGCCTTCCCCGCCGCGCTGGGCGCCGCCGTGGCCGACCCGACCCGCCCGGTCCTCGCGGTGTCGGGCGACGGCGGCGCGATGTACTCGATCGCGGAGCTGGCCACGGCGAAGCAGTACGAGCTCGACGTCACCTGGCTGATCGTCGACGACGGCGGCTACGGCATCCTGCGCGAGTACATGACGGACGCCTTCGGCGCGGCCACCGCCACCGAACTCACCCGCCCAGACTTCGTCGCCCTCGCCGAATCCTTCGCCGTCCCGGCCACCCTCACCACCCCGGACTCCCTCGCCTCGGACCTCGCCGCGGCCCTGAAGACCCCGGGCCCGTCGGTGGTGGTCCTCCCGGCCCTGCTGCGGATGTTCGAGCCGACGCATCTGTAG